Below is a genomic region from Neisseria arctica.
CATGCAGCGGGTTTTGTCAAATGGTTGGGTAGATATTATTAATGACGTGTCGGCATTGTCCGATACAGGTGCGGTTGATCTGCTGGCAGGGTACGATAAGGTAGGCGTGTGCTTGATGCATATGCAGGGAGAACCGAAAACTATGCAGCAAAATCCGACCTATCAGGATGTGGTGGCGGAGGTGGCCGCTTATTTGGATGAGCGGGTTCGTATTTGTGAGGAGGCCGGTATCGCAAAAAATAGAATTGTGGCAGATCCGGGGTTCGGTTTTGGTAAAACTTTGCAGCATAATATTGCTTTGATGGAGCATTTGGAAGAATTAGGAGCCAGTATTGATTTGCCGTTGCTGGTTGGGATTTCTCGAAAAAGAATGATTGGCGAGCTAACCGGAGAAGGTAATGCGGAGCTTAGGGTTTACGGAAGTGTTGCGGCTGCTTTGGCTGCTGCCGCACGCGGCGCCCAAATACTGAGGGTACATGACGTAAAAGCCACTTCGGATGCGTTGAACGTATGGCGCGCATTAGGTGTCTATAGTCGGTCCGTCAGATAAAACCAAAGAAGTAAATTTTCAGGTTTAAGCGGCATAGGATTTAGCAGTAAAAAATATTTCAGTTGCAGATGGCATAAGTAATGGTTATTGGGATAAAAACCGTATAGATAACCGTTTGAACGCTACAAGCAGCCAGCTGTCCTGATTATGCTTTCTTATTTGGATTAGTAGCAGATAATAGTGAAGTATTTTCAAAAGCGGAAAGACTATGCCTGCCTGGGGCAAAAGCGGATAAACCGCTAGCTGCTTTGGTTGTGCTGATTTAGAATGTCTACTGAATTAAATGGAGACTCCATAATATGGCGAAAAAATATTTTGGTACCGATGGCGTTCGCGGCGAAGTCGGCCAATTTCCGATTACCCCTGATTTTGTATTAAAGCTGGGTTATGCCGCCGGCCAAGTATTGGTGCAGCATGATAGCGAACAAAAGCCGACTGTGATTATCGGTAAAGATACCCGCATTTCAGGCTATATGTTGGAAGCGGCATTGGTGGCGGGCTTTACCGCTGCCGGTGTAAATGTGATTCAAACCGGCCCGCTGCCGACGCCGGGCGTAGCATATTTAACCAAGGCTTTACGCCTTTCTGCCGGCGTGATGATTTCCGCTTCGCATAACGTTTATTCCGATAACGGCATTAAATTTTTTGCAGAAGGCGGCGTTAAGCTGAGCGATGAGATTGAGTTGGAAATCGAAGCTAAGCTGGATGAAGAAATGAAAACCCAACCTTCTTCCGGTTTGGGTCGGGCCCGTCGTATTAATGGTGCGGATGACCGCTATATCGAATTCTGTAAATCAACCTTTCCCTCGCAAATGGACTTGCGTGGTCTGAAATTGGTAGTAGATACAGCTAACGGCGCAGGATACCATGTCGCCCCTAAAGTATTCCATGAGTTGGGTGCCCATGTCATTACCATCGGTGGAGAGCCAAATGGCTATAACATCAACGAAAAAGTAGGCGCTACCCACCCGAAAGCATTGCAGGCGGCTGTTCTGCAAAACGAAGCCGATTACGGTATTGCATTGGATGGTGACGGCGATCGTTTGATTATGGTGGATAAAAACGGGAAAGCCTACGACGGCGACAGCCTAATTTATGTAGTGGCCAAAGCCCGCGCCAAAGAAGGGGTTGATATAGGTGGCGTAGTAGGAACTGTGATGACCAATATGGCGATGGAGTTGGCCTTGCAAGAGCAGGGTATACCGTTTGCCCGTGCTAAAGTGGGTGACCGCTATGTCTTGGAGCAGCTTCATAAACGCGGATGGTTGATTGGCGGTGAAGCCAGCGGCCATATTTTGTGTATGGACAAACACAATACCGGAGACGGTATTATTTCGGCTTTGCAAGTGCTGGCCGCTCTCAAAACCCTTGAGCAGGATTTGGCAACGGTATGCGCCGATTGGCAGCCGTTTCCTCAAACCATGATTAACGTACGCATCCAAAAAGGCCAGGATTGGCAAACTGCTTCGAAAGATGTATTGGCCGAAGTAGAGAAAGAGCTTGAAGGTAAAGGACGTGTCGTGTTACGGGCGTCCGGTACAGAGCCTGTAGTGCGTGTGATGGTAGAGGCGCGCCAAACCGATTGGGCTAAGCACGGTGCGGAGCGGATTGCGGCAGCAATCCAAGGCACTAAAGCGACAAAAAAGTAAAGTAAGCGGACAGTATAGTTGCCGCTGTTTTGAGGCCGTCTGAAACGCGGCCTGGAAACCGGATATTGTACCGAGGGAGGCCTTAGCGATTAGTAGGGTTTATCGGTACAATATTTCTGTAGTTACCGGTTTCTTCGTTATAATAACGAATTGACTTTTCTCATCAGGGAATCCGATCTGCATGTTAGCCTTATTAGAAGCTTTTTTCACCCAATACGGATATGCAGCCGTATTTTTCGTACTGGTTGCTTGCGGTTTCGGCGTACCGATTCCGGAAGACATAACACTGGTAGCCGGAGGGGTGATTTCTGGTCTGGGCTATGCCAATGTGCACATCATGGTTTTGATCGGAATGTTGGGGGTGCTGGTAGGGGACGGACTGATGTTTACGGCCGGCCGCATCTACGGCCATCGTATTTTGAAAGTTCCTTTTATTGCCAGGGTTATGACCC
It encodes:
- the folP gene encoding dihydropteroate synthase produces the protein MKNYQWQCNRFTLDLAETKIMGIVNLTPDSFSDGGVYSQSIQSSLKHAEQLLKDGADILDIGGESTRPSSDYVSPEEEWTRVEPILEEVAKWNVPVSLDSRRTIVMQRVLSNGWVDIINDVSALSDTGAVDLLAGYDKVGVCLMHMQGEPKTMQQNPTYQDVVAEVAAYLDERVRICEEAGIAKNRIVADPGFGFGKTLQHNIALMEHLEELGASIDLPLLVGISRKRMIGELTGEGNAELRVYGSVAAALAAAARGAQILRVHDVKATSDALNVWRALGVYSRSVR
- the glmM gene encoding phosphoglucosamine mutase; this encodes MAKKYFGTDGVRGEVGQFPITPDFVLKLGYAAGQVLVQHDSEQKPTVIIGKDTRISGYMLEAALVAGFTAAGVNVIQTGPLPTPGVAYLTKALRLSAGVMISASHNVYSDNGIKFFAEGGVKLSDEIELEIEAKLDEEMKTQPSSGLGRARRINGADDRYIEFCKSTFPSQMDLRGLKLVVDTANGAGYHVAPKVFHELGAHVITIGGEPNGYNINEKVGATHPKALQAAVLQNEADYGIALDGDGDRLIMVDKNGKAYDGDSLIYVVAKARAKEGVDIGGVVGTVMTNMAMELALQEQGIPFARAKVGDRYVLEQLHKRGWLIGGEASGHILCMDKHNTGDGIISALQVLAALKTLEQDLATVCADWQPFPQTMINVRIQKGQDWQTASKDVLAEVEKELEGKGRVVLRASGTEPVVRVMVEARQTDWAKHGAERIAAAIQGTKATKK